In a single window of the Streptococcus ilei genome:
- a CDS encoding NADPH-dependent FMN reductase, whose amino-acid sequence MTKLIAIVGTNSKRSTNRQLLQYMQKHFADKAEIELVEIKDIPVFNKPANKQVPEAILEIAAKIEEADGVIIGTPEYDHSIPAVLMSALAWLSYGIYPLLSKPVMITGASYGTLGSSRAQLQLRQILNSPEIKATVLPDEFLLSHSLQAFDQNGDLVDLDVIKKLDAIFDDFRIFVKVTDKLRNAQELLRKDAEDFDWENL is encoded by the coding sequence ATGACAAAACTTATTGCGATCGTTGGAACAAACTCCAAACGTTCAACAAACCGCCAACTACTTCAATACATGCAAAAGCATTTTGCTGATAAGGCAGAGATTGAATTGGTTGAGATTAAAGATATCCCTGTCTTCAACAAGCCAGCCAATAAACAAGTCCCTGAAGCTATCTTAGAGATTGCTGCGAAAATCGAGGAAGCTGATGGTGTTATCATTGGTACACCAGAATACGATCATTCCATCCCTGCTGTCTTGATGAGCGCCCTTGCTTGGCTATCTTATGGGATCTACCCACTCTTAAGCAAACCAGTGATGATTACAGGTGCTTCTTATGGTACGCTTGGTTCATCTCGCGCTCAATTGCAGCTTCGTCAAATCTTGAACTCACCAGAAATCAAAGCAACTGTCCTTCCAGACGAATTCTTGCTTTCTCACTCTCTTCAAGCATTTGATCAAAATGGTGACTTGGTAGATCTTGATGTCATCAAGAAATTGGACGCCATCTTTGATGATTTCCGTATCTTTGTTAAAGTTACTGATAAACTGCGCAACGCTCAAGAATTGCTTCGCAAAGATGCCGAAGACTTCGACTGGGAAAACTTGTAA
- a CDS encoding NAD(P)H-dependent oxidoreductase yields the protein MKFVGLVGSNYDQSYNRKLLEFIRRHFKIKFELEVLEIDEVPMFNQDEKWDESFQLRLLNNKITRADGVIIATPEHNHTISAGLKSVLEWLSYEVHPFESKPVMIVGASYYDQGTSRAQVHLRKILDAPGVNAYTLPGNEFLLGKAKEAFDADGNIINEGTVKFLETCLDNFVKYVGVVSKLKKPKPIEPEDLDCGKPIATTVTEVDPDDPDWVEKVAEITGAVSGDTYVKLDHGILTVNQIDMFLKAMPFELTYADDNNQFLYYNNAHQDPDTMFAKRVPPQSGSRMSTVHGSLPPARMKNVEWVIGTLRNGNQEYVRTIVPGSPEGVINTHNYQAMYYPDGSYAGINEIVFNFQPWLDWYLQTTGQRLVGGSGPFAPAGGHGDADATSGASDAGGHGDAVADATSGASN from the coding sequence ATGAAATTTGTAGGACTTGTAGGATCAAACTACGACCAATCATATAACCGCAAACTTTTGGAATTCATCCGTCGTCATTTTAAGATCAAATTTGAATTAGAAGTTCTTGAAATCGATGAAGTTCCAATGTTCAACCAAGATGAAAAATGGGACGAAAGCTTCCAATTGCGTCTCCTCAACAATAAAATTACCCGTGCTGACGGTGTAATTATCGCAACACCTGAACACAACCATACTATTTCAGCAGGACTAAAATCTGTTTTAGAATGGCTCTCCTATGAAGTGCATCCTTTCGAAAGCAAACCGGTTATGATTGTGGGTGCTTCTTACTATGACCAAGGGACTTCTCGTGCCCAAGTCCACCTTCGTAAGATTCTGGATGCTCCAGGTGTCAATGCCTATACCCTTCCAGGGAACGAATTCCTTCTCGGAAAAGCGAAAGAAGCTTTTGACGCAGATGGCAACATCATCAACGAAGGAACTGTAAAATTCCTTGAAACTTGTTTAGATAACTTTGTGAAATACGTAGGAGTCGTTTCTAAATTGAAAAAACCAAAACCAATTGAACCAGAAGATTTGGATTGCGGAAAACCAATCGCTACTACTGTTACCGAGGTCGACCCAGATGATCCAGATTGGGTAGAAAAAGTTGCAGAAATTACAGGGGCTGTATCTGGTGATACATACGTAAAATTGGACCACGGTATCCTGACTGTTAATCAAATCGATATGTTCTTGAAAGCTATGCCTTTCGAATTGACATACGCTGATGATAACAACCAGTTCCTCTACTACAACAATGCCCACCAAGATCCAGATACGATGTTTGCGAAACGCGTGCCACCTCAATCAGGTAGCCGGATGTCAACCGTTCACGGTTCTCTTCCACCAGCACGTATGAAAAACGTTGAATGGGTCATTGGTACTCTTCGCAACGGAAACCAAGAATATGTTCGTACCATTGTTCCAGGCTCTCCTGAAGGCGTGATCAATACTCACAACTATCAAGCTATGTACTATCCAGATGGTTCATATGCTGGTATCAACGAAATCGTCTTTAACTTCCAGCCATGGTTGGATTGGTACCTTCAAACAACTGGTCAACGCTTAGTAGGCGGTAGCGGACCATTCGCTCCTGCTGGCGGCCATGGGGATGCAGACGCAACTTCAGGTGCTTCAGATGCTGGAGGACACGGTGACGCAGTTGCTGATGCTACATCTGGTGCAAGCAACTAA
- a CDS encoding TlpA family protein disulfide reductase, producing MKVIKYACFSLLSLSILTACSMNQSESGMNNQSMDNQSMTNTTASKHPLVGKEASDFELKDMKGNTVKLSDYRGKKVYLKFWATWCGPCRQSMPELNKLVEEKDRDFEILTVMAPGMQGEKTEEEFVEWFAQQDYQSVPVLYNPDGSAFINYQVRSIPTEVFIDSQGKIGHVQLGAISNEDAKKIIKELK from the coding sequence ATGAAAGTTATTAAATACGCCTGTTTTTCGCTTCTTTCTTTATCCATTCTGACTGCTTGCTCTATGAATCAGTCCGAAAGCGGCATGAACAATCAATCCATGGATAATCAATCCATGACCAATACAACAGCTAGTAAACATCCCTTGGTAGGAAAAGAAGCCAGTGACTTCGAGCTAAAGGACATGAAGGGGAATACAGTCAAACTTTCAGACTATAGAGGCAAAAAGGTTTACTTGAAATTCTGGGCAACTTGGTGTGGTCCTTGCCGACAAAGTATGCCTGAACTGAATAAACTGGTCGAAGAAAAGGACCGGGACTTTGAGATTCTTACCGTTATGGCACCAGGGATGCAAGGGGAAAAAACAGAAGAAGAGTTTGTTGAATGGTTTGCCCAACAAGACTATCAATCAGTTCCTGTTTTGTACAATCCGGACGGATCTGCCTTTATAAATTACCAAGTCCGTTCAATCCCTACGGAAGTCTTTATTGATAGCCAAGGAAAGATTGGACATGTTCAATTAGGGGCGATTTCAAATGAAGATGCCAAGAAGATTATCAAAGAGTTGAAATAA
- the ccdA2 gene encoding thiol-disulfide oxidoreductase-associated membrane protein CcdA2: MNQIVFSFTVFLAGILSFFSPCVFPLLPVYIGVLLGSDQEKSIQIFGKKIRWHGLVKTLCFIAGISVIFLIIGFGAGLLGQIMYTNWFRYLMGALIIILGLHQMEVFHFNFLEKQKTMDFGANKHKNELLSAFLLGLGFSFGWTPCIGPVLGSVLALAASNGQDALMGALYLFIYTLGMAIPFLLLALASGIVLPYFNRLKPHLLLLKKIGGLIIIIMGILLLLGQLNSLSAIFS; this comes from the coding sequence ATGAATCAAATCGTTTTCTCCTTCACTGTCTTTCTGGCAGGGATTCTCTCTTTTTTCTCTCCTTGTGTCTTTCCTTTGCTTCCGGTATACATCGGGGTCTTGCTAGGAAGTGATCAGGAAAAATCCATCCAGATTTTCGGGAAGAAGATTCGCTGGCATGGTCTTGTAAAGACCTTGTGTTTTATCGCAGGGATTTCTGTTATTTTCCTTATTATTGGTTTCGGGGCAGGTCTACTTGGGCAAATTATGTACACCAACTGGTTCCGATACTTGATGGGAGCGCTGATCATTATCCTTGGTCTTCATCAGATGGAAGTCTTTCACTTTAACTTCTTAGAAAAGCAAAAAACAATGGATTTCGGGGCGAACAAGCACAAGAATGAATTACTTTCAGCTTTTCTGCTTGGGCTTGGTTTTAGCTTTGGCTGGACGCCATGTATCGGTCCGGTTCTAGGCTCTGTACTTGCCTTAGCAGCATCCAATGGTCAAGATGCCCTCATGGGTGCTCTCTATCTCTTTATCTATACACTAGGGATGGCTATTCCGTTTTTACTTTTGGCCTTAGCGTCTGGGATTGTTCTCCCATACTTTAATCGTCTAAAACCCCATCTCTTGTTACTGAAGAAGATTGGTGGCTTGATCATCATCATTATGGGGATTTTGTTACTCTTGGGACAATTGAATAGCTTGTCTGCTATCTTTTCATAA
- the brnQ gene encoding branched-chain amino acid transport system II carrier protein: MLRKGSLTGLLLFGIFFGAGNLIFPPALGAQSGIHFWPAIAGFVLSGVGIAIITLIIGTLNPKGYIHEISRKIAPWFAIVYLVALYLSIGPFFAIPRTATVSYEVGIAPLLGNSSGKLSLFVFTLVYFCLAYLIALYPSKILDSIGRILTPIFAILIVVLVVLGALKYSGHAPQVATEAYQASAFGQGFLEGYNTLDALASVAFSVIAVTTLNQLGFTSKKEYIKTIWIVGIVVAIGFSILYIGLGYLGNHFPIPAKVMASDANKGVYVLSEATKAIFGPAAQIFLAGMVTVTCFTTTAGLIVSTGEFFHNTFPKISYKVYATVFTLIGFAIANLGLSAIIAYSLPVLMILYPITITIVLIVIVNKFTQLSKPGMQLTIFLVSLVAIADVLASTFKLTGLANVIKTLPFAAQSLPWLLPVVVGIVLSLFLPNKQSAEEE; encoded by the coding sequence ATGTTACGAAAAGGTTCCTTAACAGGTTTGCTGTTATTTGGTATTTTCTTCGGTGCAGGGAATTTGATCTTTCCACCTGCGCTAGGTGCCCAATCGGGTATCCATTTTTGGCCAGCTATTGCTGGATTTGTCTTATCAGGAGTAGGAATTGCGATTATTACCTTGATCATTGGGACGCTCAATCCTAAAGGCTATATTCATGAGATTTCACGTAAAATCGCCCCTTGGTTTGCTATCGTTTATCTAGTAGCCTTGTACCTCTCTATTGGCCCTTTCTTTGCCATTCCGAGAACGGCTACCGTTTCCTACGAAGTTGGGATTGCCCCCTTGTTAGGAAATTCAAGTGGAAAACTTAGTCTCTTCGTTTTCACCTTGGTTTATTTTTGTTTAGCCTATTTGATTGCCCTCTATCCATCTAAGATCCTAGATAGCATTGGTCGGATTTTGACACCGATCTTTGCGATTTTGATCGTTGTACTGGTTGTTCTAGGTGCTCTCAAGTACAGCGGACACGCGCCACAAGTTGCAACAGAAGCCTACCAAGCATCTGCCTTTGGCCAAGGTTTCCTTGAAGGGTACAATACCTTGGATGCCCTTGCTTCAGTGGCCTTCAGTGTGATTGCGGTAACCACCCTCAATCAACTTGGTTTCACCAGCAAGAAAGAATACATTAAAACCATCTGGATCGTTGGGATTGTTGTAGCCATTGGATTTAGTATTTTATACATTGGCTTGGGTTACCTTGGAAATCATTTCCCAATTCCAGCAAAAGTAATGGCATCTGATGCCAATAAAGGGGTCTATGTCCTTTCAGAAGCGACCAAGGCTATCTTTGGGCCAGCTGCTCAAATCTTCCTTGCGGGTATGGTGACGGTGACTTGCTTCACTACAACAGCCGGTTTGATCGTGTCAACCGGGGAATTCTTCCATAACACCTTCCCTAAAATCTCTTACAAGGTCTATGCGACAGTCTTCACTTTGATTGGTTTTGCGATTGCCAATCTTGGCTTGAGCGCCATTATTGCCTATTCATTGCCTGTCTTGATGATCCTCTATCCAATCACCATTACTATAGTGTTGATTGTGATTGTAAACAAATTTACTCAACTATCAAAACCAGGAATGCAACTGACTATTTTCTTAGTTAGCTTGGTGGCGATTGCAGATGTTCTTGCAAGCACCTTCAAACTTACAGGTCTGGCAAACGTCATTAAAACTTTACCATTTGCTGCCCAATCCCTCCCATGGTTACTCCCAGTAGTAGTTGGTATTGTCCTCTCTCTTTTCTTGCCAAATAAACAAAGTGCAGAAGAAGAATAA
- a CDS encoding GNAT family N-acetyltransferase — protein sequence MRLTSQLITETFPDLDKVERLNTEAFPEEERIPISEFLRYTDNDDAHFFAFYNEEEFVGFAFAISNAKAFYVSFFAIMPHLRSHGYGQEIIEKLVEFYQRTMLLEVERLDEECDNLEQRQARMDFYIRNGFKTANAFLEYEDLSFEILYRGEGFDEEAYRDIFRKLQEENYFDFRIQYRRFSED from the coding sequence ATGCGCTTAACAAGCCAATTAATCACTGAAACATTCCCAGATCTGGACAAGGTCGAGCGGTTGAATACCGAGGCTTTCCCTGAAGAGGAACGGATTCCTATATCTGAGTTTTTACGCTATACAGACAATGATGATGCTCATTTTTTTGCCTTTTACAATGAGGAAGAATTTGTTGGATTTGCCTTTGCTATTTCAAATGCCAAGGCCTTTTATGTCAGCTTCTTTGCCATTATGCCTCACTTGCGAAGTCACGGCTATGGGCAAGAAATCATTGAAAAATTAGTGGAATTTTATCAACGGACCATGTTGTTAGAAGTTGAGCGATTGGATGAAGAATGTGATAATCTAGAGCAACGTCAAGCTCGGATGGATTTCTATATCCGAAATGGCTTTAAAACAGCCAATGCTTTTCTTGAATACGAAGACCTTAGTTTCGAGATTCTCTACCGAGGAGAGGGCTTCGATGAGGAGGCCTATCGTGATATCTTCCGTAAACTTCAGGAAGAGAATTATTTTGATTTCCGCATTCAATACCGACGCTTTAGTGAAGATTAA
- a CDS encoding ABC transporter ATP-binding protein yields the protein MKEKRSSFVRLWGYLKAYRFAVIFATLLKILSVVMSVIEPYILGLAITELTANLTDMARGVAGAQINAGYVGWVMVVYLFRGVLYELGSYYSNYFMTNAVQSMIEDMRNDLSEKINRIPVSYFDQHQFGDLLGRFTSDVETVSNALQQSFLQIVNAIFTLSLVIAMVLYLNLTLGLIVIASIPITFFGAQFIMKKSQPYFKEQADVLGALNGFVQENLSGFNVLKLYVREESSQEEFRDITRRLQQVGFKANFISGLMMPVLNAISDLTYLLVAVIGAIQVLAGRLTVGNMQAFVQYVWQINQPIQNLSQLAGTLQSAKSSLDRVFQVLDEPDEVLGKNESLDKELTGQVSFNHVDFQYVEDKPLIRDFNLEVNPGEMVAIVGPTGAGKTTLINLLMRFYDVTKGAITVDGHDIRELSRQDYRKQFGMVLQDAWLYEGTIKENLRFGNLDATDEEIVAAAKAANVDHFIRTLPGGYNMEMNQESSNISLGQKQLLTIARALLADPKILILDEATSSVDTRLELLIQKAMKNLMKGRTSFVIAHRLSTIQEADKILVLKDGQIIEQGNHESLLAAQGFYYDLYMSQFSKKEEAE from the coding sequence ATGAAAGAAAAACGTTCCAGTTTTGTACGCCTTTGGGGCTACTTAAAAGCTTATCGCTTTGCCGTTATTTTCGCTACTCTTCTAAAAATTCTGAGTGTGGTCATGAGTGTCATCGAACCCTATATTCTAGGACTCGCCATTACTGAATTAACTGCTAACCTGACAGATATGGCTAGAGGAGTAGCAGGAGCTCAGATTAATGCTGGCTATGTCGGCTGGGTCATGGTTGTCTATCTCTTCCGTGGAGTCTTGTATGAACTCGGTTCATATTATTCGAATTACTTCATGACCAATGCTGTTCAAAGCATGATTGAGGATATGCGTAATGACTTATCCGAAAAAATTAATCGTATCCCCGTTTCTTACTTTGATCAGCACCAATTTGGAGATCTTCTCGGTCGCTTTACTAGTGATGTCGAAACGGTTTCCAATGCCTTGCAACAGTCTTTCCTTCAAATTGTAAATGCGATCTTCACCTTAAGCTTGGTTATTGCTATGGTACTTTATCTTAACCTCACTTTGGGGTTAATCGTAATTGCTTCTATTCCGATTACCTTCTTCGGTGCACAGTTTATTATGAAGAAATCCCAGCCCTATTTTAAAGAGCAGGCTGATGTTCTTGGAGCTCTAAATGGTTTTGTTCAGGAAAACTTGAGTGGATTTAACGTCTTAAAACTCTATGTACGTGAAGAATCATCGCAAGAAGAATTCCGTGACATTACTCGTCGTCTCCAACAAGTTGGATTTAAAGCGAATTTTATTTCTGGACTGATGATGCCAGTTCTTAATGCCATCTCTGATTTGACCTATCTTTTGGTCGCAGTTATCGGAGCTATTCAAGTTCTTGCTGGTCGTCTTACAGTTGGGAATATGCAGGCTTTTGTTCAGTATGTCTGGCAGATCAATCAACCTATTCAAAATTTGAGCCAGTTAGCTGGCACCTTGCAAAGTGCCAAATCTTCACTAGACCGGGTCTTCCAAGTCCTTGATGAACCAGATGAAGTGCTCGGTAAAAATGAATCTCTGGACAAAGAGCTGACAGGGCAGGTTAGCTTTAACCATGTAGACTTCCAATATGTGGAAGATAAACCGCTGATCCGTGATTTTAACCTAGAGGTTAATCCTGGTGAGATGGTGGCTATTGTCGGACCGACAGGAGCAGGGAAAACGACCCTCATCAACCTCCTCATGCGTTTCTACGATGTGACTAAGGGGGCTATTACAGTGGATGGTCATGATATCCGTGAACTATCTCGCCAAGACTATCGTAAGCAGTTTGGGATGGTTCTTCAGGATGCTTGGCTCTATGAAGGGACCATTAAAGAGAATCTGCGCTTTGGAAACTTGGATGCGACAGATGAAGAGATTGTCGCTGCTGCCAAGGCCGCCAATGTGGACCACTTTATCCGGACCCTTCCGGGTGGCTACAACATGGAGATGAACCAGGAGTCTAGTAATATTTCTTTGGGGCAAAAACAATTGTTGACCATTGCGCGTGCCCTTCTAGCTGATCCAAAGATATTGATTTTAGATGAGGCAACTTCTTCAGTGGATACGCGTCTGGAACTCTTGATTCAAAAGGCTATGAAGAACTTGATGAAAGGGCGGACTAGTTTTGTCATCGCTCACCGCTTGTCTACTATCCAAGAAGCGGATAAGATTTTAGTCCTTAAAGATGGGCAAATCATCGAACAAGGAAATCATGAGTCCCTCTTGGCTGCCCAAGGATTTTATTACGACTTGTACATGAGTCAATTCTCCAAAAAAGAAGAAGCTGAATAA
- a CDS encoding ABC transporter ATP-binding protein, producing MGYIWSYLRKYPKWLCLNFTAAIFFVIVNLGLPTVLARMIDEGINPRDIERVYFWAWVMFGVIIVGILGRIVLAYAVGKITTTMVMDMRNDLYEKLQEYSHHEYEKIGVSSLVTRMTSDAFVLMQFSDQMLKLGVITPIMMVSSILLILQTSPSLAWIVAISMPFLAVVVWYVAVKTKPLSEKQQETLDKLNQYARENLTGLRVIRAFAREEFQEEKFGQANAVYADNSNKLFKLTGLTEPLFVQIIIAMIVAIVWFALDPLGDGSLEIGNLVAFIEYSFHALLSFLFLANLFTMYPRTAVSSHRLKEIMDMPISIDPNENGVTETETKGYLEFDNVTFAYPGETENPVLHNISFKAKPGETIAFIGSTGSGKSSLVQLIPRFYDVTLGKILVDGVDVRDFNVKALRHKIGFIPQKALLFTGTIAENLRYGKEDASIEELDKAADVAQAKEFIESKEEQFDTHLAEGGSNLSGGQKQRLSIARAVVKEPDIYIFDDSFSALDYKTDATLRKRLKEVTGDATVLIVAQRVGTIMDADQIIVLDHGEIVGRGTHEELLETNEIYSEIARSQLNNQSLTEE from the coding sequence ATGGGATATATTTGGTCTTATTTGAGAAAATATCCAAAATGGTTGTGCTTGAATTTTACAGCAGCCATCTTTTTTGTGATTGTTAATCTCGGTTTGCCAACTGTTTTGGCCCGTATGATTGATGAGGGAATCAATCCGAGAGATATAGAGCGTGTTTATTTCTGGGCCTGGGTTATGTTTGGTGTGATCATCGTCGGAATTCTTGGTCGAATCGTTCTGGCCTATGCGGTTGGGAAGATTACTACAACCATGGTTATGGATATGCGGAATGATCTTTATGAGAAGCTTCAGGAATATTCTCACCATGAGTATGAAAAGATTGGCGTTTCTTCTTTAGTGACACGGATGACGTCTGATGCTTTTGTCCTGATGCAGTTTTCTGACCAGATGTTAAAACTTGGGGTCATTACTCCCATCATGATGGTGTCGAGTATTCTGTTGATTTTACAAACGAGTCCATCTCTTGCCTGGATTGTGGCGATTTCGATGCCTTTTTTGGCCGTGGTGGTCTGGTATGTAGCTGTTAAGACCAAGCCTTTGTCAGAGAAGCAGCAGGAAACCCTAGATAAGCTCAATCAATATGCACGAGAGAATCTTACAGGCCTTCGTGTCATTCGTGCTTTTGCACGTGAGGAATTCCAAGAGGAAAAGTTTGGCCAAGCTAATGCAGTCTATGCGGACAACTCTAATAAACTCTTTAAACTGACTGGTTTGACGGAGCCACTCTTTGTCCAAATCATCATCGCTATGATTGTAGCTATTGTGTGGTTTGCCTTGGATCCTCTAGGGGATGGGAGTTTAGAAATCGGTAATCTTGTCGCCTTTATCGAATACAGTTTCCATGCCTTGCTTTCATTCCTTTTCCTAGCCAATCTCTTTACCATGTACCCACGGACAGCTGTCTCCAGTCATCGTTTGAAAGAAATAATGGACATGCCCATTTCCATTGATCCAAATGAAAATGGGGTAACTGAGACAGAAACCAAGGGTTATCTGGAATTTGATAATGTCACTTTTGCCTATCCTGGTGAAACAGAGAATCCAGTCCTTCACAATATTTCCTTTAAGGCTAAACCGGGTGAAACCATCGCCTTTATCGGATCGACCGGTTCTGGGAAATCCTCTCTCGTTCAGCTCATTCCTCGATTCTATGATGTCACCTTAGGGAAAATCTTGGTTGATGGCGTGGATGTTCGTGATTTTAACGTTAAAGCCTTGCGCCATAAGATTGGATTTATCCCGCAGAAGGCCCTGCTCTTTACAGGGACCATCGCTGAAAACCTTCGTTATGGCAAGGAAGATGCGAGTATAGAAGAACTAGATAAGGCAGCAGATGTAGCCCAAGCCAAGGAATTTATCGAGAGTAAGGAAGAACAGTTTGACACTCATTTAGCAGAAGGTGGTAGCAACCTTTCTGGAGGTCAGAAGCAACGTTTATCGATTGCACGTGCAGTTGTGAAGGAGCCGGATATCTATATCTTTGATGATTCCTTCTCGGCTCTGGACTATAAGACAGATGCAACGTTGAGAAAACGTCTCAAGGAAGTGACAGGAGATGCGACCGTCTTAATCGTTGCCCAGCGGGTTGGGACCATTATGGATGCGGATCAAATCATTGTCTTGGATCATGGAGAAATCGTTGGTCGTGGAACGCATGAAGAGCTTCTGGAAACCAATGAAATCTACAGTGAAATTGCCCGCTCACAGTTGAATAATCAATCATTGACAGAAGAATAG
- the rplL gene encoding 50S ribosomal protein L7/L12, whose product MALNIENIIAEIKEASILELNDLVKAIEEEFGVTAAAPVAVAAAGAADAGAAKDSFDVELTSAGDKKVGVIKVVREITGLGLKEAKELVDGAPALVKEGVATAEAEEIKAKLEEAGASVTLK is encoded by the coding sequence ATGGCATTGAACATTGAAAACATTATTGCTGAAATTAAAGAAGCTTCAATCCTTGAATTGAACGACCTTGTAAAAGCTATCGAAGAAGAATTTGGTGTAACTGCAGCTGCTCCTGTAGCTGTTGCTGCAGCTGGTGCTGCTGACGCTGGTGCTGCTAAAGATTCATTCGACGTTGAATTGACATCTGCAGGCGACAAGAAAGTCGGCGTTATCAAAGTTGTGCGTGAAATCACTGGTCTTGGTCTTAAAGAAGCTAAAGAACTTGTTGATGGAGCACCTGCACTTGTTAAAGAAGGTGTTGCTACAGCTGAAGCTGAAGAAATCAAAGCTAAATTGGAAGAAGCTGGAGCTTCAGTTACTCTTAAATAA